One window of the Camelina sativa cultivar DH55 chromosome 1, Cs, whole genome shotgun sequence genome contains the following:
- the LOC104764867 gene encoding arginyl-tRNA--protein transferase 2-like isoform X2: MSSKKAKTKDEASSSRGGFGGESIVADCGLNRSTCGYCKSSTRSSISHGLWTESLTVNDYQALLDRGWRRSGCFLYKPEMEKTCCPSYTIRLKASGFVPSKEQQRVRRRLERFLDGELDAKPSEQTEEQDVSFSREVSVSVRKSLGSAKREQNNEVEPIMKDLSEQIDIAVQKCIQSGEFPCNIQIPKASVKKVISAKRKKLAEGSEELLYTSNIAFPIVAAIKHTHTSEKGKKNVEESVLSAEVVSEKLLSAMDKVGKFMGFSVKVCKGHINFLSATRVVTSSERNDEESFSTTTRKSSSNNLHARKRKLEMHLKRSSFDPEEYELYKRYQLKVHNDKPESISETSYKRFLVDTPLIEVPPSRNDDQEKVPPCGFGSYHQQYRVDDRLIAVGVIDILPKCLSSKYLFWDPDFASLSIGNYSALQEIDWVKQNQAHCSTLEYYYLGYYIHSCNKMKYKAAYRPSELLCPLRYQWVPFEVAKPLLDKKPYSVLSNYTKVSPSSSSPQASETLGESTSEHEDMEQGVTNDDDDDDDVMYNSDEDSDSSRNRSDITNILISFDGPRLRYKDIPRIKNRMVLKELESRLVNYQKVVGAELSERMVYELR, translated from the exons CTCTTCTTGACCGTGGATGGAGACGATCTGGTTGCTTCCTTTACAAACCTGAGATGGAGAAAACTTGTTGCCCTTCTTATACTATCCGCTTGAAAGCTAGTGGTTTTGTTCCTTCTAAGGAGCAGCAGCGAGTGCGTAGAAGACTGGAaag GTTCTTGGATGGCGAACTAGATGCGAAACCGAGTGAGCAGACAGAAGAGCAAGACGTTTCTTTCTCCCGAGAAGTTTCAGTGTCGGTGAGAAAATCACTTGGTTCTGctaaaagagaacaaaacaatGAAGTGGAACCAATCATGAAAGATTTGTCTGAACAAATTGATATTGCGGTACAAAAATGCATACAAAGTGGGGAGTTTCCTTGTAATATTCAGATTCCCAAAGCTTCAGTGAAGAAAGTTATCTCTGCTAAAAGGAAGAAACTAGCTGAAGGGTCAGAAGAACTCTTATACACCAGCAACATTGCTTTTCCTATAGTAGCTGctataaaacacacacatacatctgagaaaggaaagaaaaacgTAGAAGAAAGCGTATTATCAGCAGAGGTTGTTTCTGAGAAGCTGTTAAGTGCAATGGATAAGGTGGGAAAATTTATGGGTTTTTCTGTTAAAGTCTGCAAAGGCCATATCAACTTCCTTTCAGCTACCCGAGTTGTTACTTCCTCAGAGAGAAATGATGAAGAAAGCTTCAgtactacaacaagaaaatcttctTCGAACAACCTCCATGCAAGAAAGAGGAAGCTGGAGATGCACTTGAAAAGGTCGAGTTTTGATCCAGAGGAATATGAATTATACAAAAGGTATCAACTGAAAGTGCATAATGATAAGCCGGAGAGCATCTCGGAAACTTCATACAAAAGGTTTTTGGTCGACACTCCATTGATTGAAGTTCCGCCTTCACGTAATGATGATCAAGAAAAGGTTCCTCCTTGTGGCTTCGGTTCTTACCATCAACAATACCGAGTTGATGACCGTCTAATTGCTGTTGGGGTGATCGACATCCTTCCTAAATGTTTGTCGAGTAAATACCTATTCTGGGATCCGGATTTTGCATCCTTGTCTATTGGAAACTACTCCGCCCTGCAAGAAATCGATTGGGTGAAACAAAACCAAGCTCATTGCTCTACCCTTGAGTATTACTATCTTGGCTATTACATACATTCCTGCaacaaaatgaaatataaaGCAGCCTATCGTCCGTCCGAGCTTCTATGTCCTCTCCGTTACCA ATGGGTTCCATTCGAAGTAGCCAAGCCTCTGCTTGACAAAAAGCCATATTCCGTCTTGTCCAATTACACTAAGGTttccccatcatcatcatcacctcaaGCTTCTGAAACCCTAGGGGAATCCACGAGTGAACATGAAGACATGGAACAAGGGGTtacaaatgatgatgatgatgatgatgatgtaatgTATAACTCTGATGAAGACTCAGACTCTAGCAGAAACCGAAGTGACATTACCAATATCCTTATCAGTTTTGATGGACCTCGACTTCGATACAAG GATATACCACGTATCAAGAATCGGATGGTTCTGAAAGAACTGGAATCGAGGTTGGTTAATTACCAGAAAGTCGTCGGAGCAGAGCTCTCGGAGAGAATGGTGTATGAACTCCGGTAA
- the LOC104764867 gene encoding arginyl-tRNA--protein transferase 2-like isoform X1 yields the protein MSSKKAKTKDEASSSRGGFGGESIVADCGLNRSTCGYCKSSTRSSISHGLWTESLTVNDYQVALLDRGWRRSGCFLYKPEMEKTCCPSYTIRLKASGFVPSKEQQRVRRRLERFLDGELDAKPSEQTEEQDVSFSREVSVSVRKSLGSAKREQNNEVEPIMKDLSEQIDIAVQKCIQSGEFPCNIQIPKASVKKVISAKRKKLAEGSEELLYTSNIAFPIVAAIKHTHTSEKGKKNVEESVLSAEVVSEKLLSAMDKVGKFMGFSVKVCKGHINFLSATRVVTSSERNDEESFSTTTRKSSSNNLHARKRKLEMHLKRSSFDPEEYELYKRYQLKVHNDKPESISETSYKRFLVDTPLIEVPPSRNDDQEKVPPCGFGSYHQQYRVDDRLIAVGVIDILPKCLSSKYLFWDPDFASLSIGNYSALQEIDWVKQNQAHCSTLEYYYLGYYIHSCNKMKYKAAYRPSELLCPLRYQWVPFEVAKPLLDKKPYSVLSNYTKVSPSSSSPQASETLGESTSEHEDMEQGVTNDDDDDDDVMYNSDEDSDSSRNRSDITNILISFDGPRLRYKDIPRIKNRMVLKELESRLVNYQKVVGAELSERMVYELR from the exons TAGCTCTTCTTGACCGTGGATGGAGACGATCTGGTTGCTTCCTTTACAAACCTGAGATGGAGAAAACTTGTTGCCCTTCTTATACTATCCGCTTGAAAGCTAGTGGTTTTGTTCCTTCTAAGGAGCAGCAGCGAGTGCGTAGAAGACTGGAaag GTTCTTGGATGGCGAACTAGATGCGAAACCGAGTGAGCAGACAGAAGAGCAAGACGTTTCTTTCTCCCGAGAAGTTTCAGTGTCGGTGAGAAAATCACTTGGTTCTGctaaaagagaacaaaacaatGAAGTGGAACCAATCATGAAAGATTTGTCTGAACAAATTGATATTGCGGTACAAAAATGCATACAAAGTGGGGAGTTTCCTTGTAATATTCAGATTCCCAAAGCTTCAGTGAAGAAAGTTATCTCTGCTAAAAGGAAGAAACTAGCTGAAGGGTCAGAAGAACTCTTATACACCAGCAACATTGCTTTTCCTATAGTAGCTGctataaaacacacacatacatctgagaaaggaaagaaaaacgTAGAAGAAAGCGTATTATCAGCAGAGGTTGTTTCTGAGAAGCTGTTAAGTGCAATGGATAAGGTGGGAAAATTTATGGGTTTTTCTGTTAAAGTCTGCAAAGGCCATATCAACTTCCTTTCAGCTACCCGAGTTGTTACTTCCTCAGAGAGAAATGATGAAGAAAGCTTCAgtactacaacaagaaaatcttctTCGAACAACCTCCATGCAAGAAAGAGGAAGCTGGAGATGCACTTGAAAAGGTCGAGTTTTGATCCAGAGGAATATGAATTATACAAAAGGTATCAACTGAAAGTGCATAATGATAAGCCGGAGAGCATCTCGGAAACTTCATACAAAAGGTTTTTGGTCGACACTCCATTGATTGAAGTTCCGCCTTCACGTAATGATGATCAAGAAAAGGTTCCTCCTTGTGGCTTCGGTTCTTACCATCAACAATACCGAGTTGATGACCGTCTAATTGCTGTTGGGGTGATCGACATCCTTCCTAAATGTTTGTCGAGTAAATACCTATTCTGGGATCCGGATTTTGCATCCTTGTCTATTGGAAACTACTCCGCCCTGCAAGAAATCGATTGGGTGAAACAAAACCAAGCTCATTGCTCTACCCTTGAGTATTACTATCTTGGCTATTACATACATTCCTGCaacaaaatgaaatataaaGCAGCCTATCGTCCGTCCGAGCTTCTATGTCCTCTCCGTTACCA ATGGGTTCCATTCGAAGTAGCCAAGCCTCTGCTTGACAAAAAGCCATATTCCGTCTTGTCCAATTACACTAAGGTttccccatcatcatcatcacctcaaGCTTCTGAAACCCTAGGGGAATCCACGAGTGAACATGAAGACATGGAACAAGGGGTtacaaatgatgatgatgatgatgatgatgtaatgTATAACTCTGATGAAGACTCAGACTCTAGCAGAAACCGAAGTGACATTACCAATATCCTTATCAGTTTTGATGGACCTCGACTTCGATACAAG GATATACCACGTATCAAGAATCGGATGGTTCTGAAAGAACTGGAATCGAGGTTGGTTAATTACCAGAAAGTCGTCGGAGCAGAGCTCTCGGAGAGAATGGTGTATGAACTCCGGTAA
- the LOC104764867 gene encoding arginyl-tRNA--protein transferase 2-like isoform X4 produces the protein MEKTCCPSYTIRLKASGFVPSKEQQRVRRRLERFLDGELDAKPSEQTEEQDVSFSREVSVSVRKSLGSAKREQNNEVEPIMKDLSEQIDIAVQKCIQSGEFPCNIQIPKASVKKVISAKRKKLAEGSEELLYTSNIAFPIVAAIKHTHTSEKGKKNVEESVLSAEVVSEKLLSAMDKVGKFMGFSVKVCKGHINFLSATRVVTSSERNDEESFSTTTRKSSSNNLHARKRKLEMHLKRSSFDPEEYELYKRYQLKVHNDKPESISETSYKRFLVDTPLIEVPPSRNDDQEKVPPCGFGSYHQQYRVDDRLIAVGVIDILPKCLSSKYLFWDPDFASLSIGNYSALQEIDWVKQNQAHCSTLEYYYLGYYIHSCNKMKYKAAYRPSELLCPLRYQWVPFEVAKPLLDKKPYSVLSNYTKVSPSSSSPQASETLGESTSEHEDMEQGVTNDDDDDDDVMYNSDEDSDSSRNRSDITNILISFDGPRLRYKDIPRIKNRMVLKELESRLVNYQKVVGAELSERMVYELR, from the exons ATGGAGAAAACTTGTTGCCCTTCTTATACTATCCGCTTGAAAGCTAGTGGTTTTGTTCCTTCTAAGGAGCAGCAGCGAGTGCGTAGAAGACTGGAaag GTTCTTGGATGGCGAACTAGATGCGAAACCGAGTGAGCAGACAGAAGAGCAAGACGTTTCTTTCTCCCGAGAAGTTTCAGTGTCGGTGAGAAAATCACTTGGTTCTGctaaaagagaacaaaacaatGAAGTGGAACCAATCATGAAAGATTTGTCTGAACAAATTGATATTGCGGTACAAAAATGCATACAAAGTGGGGAGTTTCCTTGTAATATTCAGATTCCCAAAGCTTCAGTGAAGAAAGTTATCTCTGCTAAAAGGAAGAAACTAGCTGAAGGGTCAGAAGAACTCTTATACACCAGCAACATTGCTTTTCCTATAGTAGCTGctataaaacacacacatacatctgagaaaggaaagaaaaacgTAGAAGAAAGCGTATTATCAGCAGAGGTTGTTTCTGAGAAGCTGTTAAGTGCAATGGATAAGGTGGGAAAATTTATGGGTTTTTCTGTTAAAGTCTGCAAAGGCCATATCAACTTCCTTTCAGCTACCCGAGTTGTTACTTCCTCAGAGAGAAATGATGAAGAAAGCTTCAgtactacaacaagaaaatcttctTCGAACAACCTCCATGCAAGAAAGAGGAAGCTGGAGATGCACTTGAAAAGGTCGAGTTTTGATCCAGAGGAATATGAATTATACAAAAGGTATCAACTGAAAGTGCATAATGATAAGCCGGAGAGCATCTCGGAAACTTCATACAAAAGGTTTTTGGTCGACACTCCATTGATTGAAGTTCCGCCTTCACGTAATGATGATCAAGAAAAGGTTCCTCCTTGTGGCTTCGGTTCTTACCATCAACAATACCGAGTTGATGACCGTCTAATTGCTGTTGGGGTGATCGACATCCTTCCTAAATGTTTGTCGAGTAAATACCTATTCTGGGATCCGGATTTTGCATCCTTGTCTATTGGAAACTACTCCGCCCTGCAAGAAATCGATTGGGTGAAACAAAACCAAGCTCATTGCTCTACCCTTGAGTATTACTATCTTGGCTATTACATACATTCCTGCaacaaaatgaaatataaaGCAGCCTATCGTCCGTCCGAGCTTCTATGTCCTCTCCGTTACCA ATGGGTTCCATTCGAAGTAGCCAAGCCTCTGCTTGACAAAAAGCCATATTCCGTCTTGTCCAATTACACTAAGGTttccccatcatcatcatcacctcaaGCTTCTGAAACCCTAGGGGAATCCACGAGTGAACATGAAGACATGGAACAAGGGGTtacaaatgatgatgatgatgatgatgatgtaatgTATAACTCTGATGAAGACTCAGACTCTAGCAGAAACCGAAGTGACATTACCAATATCCTTATCAGTTTTGATGGACCTCGACTTCGATACAAG GATATACCACGTATCAAGAATCGGATGGTTCTGAAAGAACTGGAATCGAGGTTGGTTAATTACCAGAAAGTCGTCGGAGCAGAGCTCTCGGAGAGAATGGTGTATGAACTCCGGTAA
- the LOC104764867 gene encoding arginyl-tRNA--protein transferase 2-like isoform X3 — MCLCFSFQVALLDRGWRRSGCFLYKPEMEKTCCPSYTIRLKASGFVPSKEQQRVRRRLERFLDGELDAKPSEQTEEQDVSFSREVSVSVRKSLGSAKREQNNEVEPIMKDLSEQIDIAVQKCIQSGEFPCNIQIPKASVKKVISAKRKKLAEGSEELLYTSNIAFPIVAAIKHTHTSEKGKKNVEESVLSAEVVSEKLLSAMDKVGKFMGFSVKVCKGHINFLSATRVVTSSERNDEESFSTTTRKSSSNNLHARKRKLEMHLKRSSFDPEEYELYKRYQLKVHNDKPESISETSYKRFLVDTPLIEVPPSRNDDQEKVPPCGFGSYHQQYRVDDRLIAVGVIDILPKCLSSKYLFWDPDFASLSIGNYSALQEIDWVKQNQAHCSTLEYYYLGYYIHSCNKMKYKAAYRPSELLCPLRYQWVPFEVAKPLLDKKPYSVLSNYTKVSPSSSSPQASETLGESTSEHEDMEQGVTNDDDDDDDVMYNSDEDSDSSRNRSDITNILISFDGPRLRYKDIPRIKNRMVLKELESRLVNYQKVVGAELSERMVYELR, encoded by the exons ATGtgtctttgcttttcttttcaaGTAGCTCTTCTTGACCGTGGATGGAGACGATCTGGTTGCTTCCTTTACAAACCTGAGATGGAGAAAACTTGTTGCCCTTCTTATACTATCCGCTTGAAAGCTAGTGGTTTTGTTCCTTCTAAGGAGCAGCAGCGAGTGCGTAGAAGACTGGAaag GTTCTTGGATGGCGAACTAGATGCGAAACCGAGTGAGCAGACAGAAGAGCAAGACGTTTCTTTCTCCCGAGAAGTTTCAGTGTCGGTGAGAAAATCACTTGGTTCTGctaaaagagaacaaaacaatGAAGTGGAACCAATCATGAAAGATTTGTCTGAACAAATTGATATTGCGGTACAAAAATGCATACAAAGTGGGGAGTTTCCTTGTAATATTCAGATTCCCAAAGCTTCAGTGAAGAAAGTTATCTCTGCTAAAAGGAAGAAACTAGCTGAAGGGTCAGAAGAACTCTTATACACCAGCAACATTGCTTTTCCTATAGTAGCTGctataaaacacacacatacatctgagaaaggaaagaaaaacgTAGAAGAAAGCGTATTATCAGCAGAGGTTGTTTCTGAGAAGCTGTTAAGTGCAATGGATAAGGTGGGAAAATTTATGGGTTTTTCTGTTAAAGTCTGCAAAGGCCATATCAACTTCCTTTCAGCTACCCGAGTTGTTACTTCCTCAGAGAGAAATGATGAAGAAAGCTTCAgtactacaacaagaaaatcttctTCGAACAACCTCCATGCAAGAAAGAGGAAGCTGGAGATGCACTTGAAAAGGTCGAGTTTTGATCCAGAGGAATATGAATTATACAAAAGGTATCAACTGAAAGTGCATAATGATAAGCCGGAGAGCATCTCGGAAACTTCATACAAAAGGTTTTTGGTCGACACTCCATTGATTGAAGTTCCGCCTTCACGTAATGATGATCAAGAAAAGGTTCCTCCTTGTGGCTTCGGTTCTTACCATCAACAATACCGAGTTGATGACCGTCTAATTGCTGTTGGGGTGATCGACATCCTTCCTAAATGTTTGTCGAGTAAATACCTATTCTGGGATCCGGATTTTGCATCCTTGTCTATTGGAAACTACTCCGCCCTGCAAGAAATCGATTGGGTGAAACAAAACCAAGCTCATTGCTCTACCCTTGAGTATTACTATCTTGGCTATTACATACATTCCTGCaacaaaatgaaatataaaGCAGCCTATCGTCCGTCCGAGCTTCTATGTCCTCTCCGTTACCA ATGGGTTCCATTCGAAGTAGCCAAGCCTCTGCTTGACAAAAAGCCATATTCCGTCTTGTCCAATTACACTAAGGTttccccatcatcatcatcacctcaaGCTTCTGAAACCCTAGGGGAATCCACGAGTGAACATGAAGACATGGAACAAGGGGTtacaaatgatgatgatgatgatgatgatgtaatgTATAACTCTGATGAAGACTCAGACTCTAGCAGAAACCGAAGTGACATTACCAATATCCTTATCAGTTTTGATGGACCTCGACTTCGATACAAG GATATACCACGTATCAAGAATCGGATGGTTCTGAAAGAACTGGAATCGAGGTTGGTTAATTACCAGAAAGTCGTCGGAGCAGAGCTCTCGGAGAGAATGGTGTATGAACTCCGGTAA